Proteins found in one Amycolatopsis umgeniensis genomic segment:
- a CDS encoding tyrosine-type recombinase/integrase: MSAELVPAAPRLPETKAENRRQVLSEAVALLPALPPADPLDRYAIRHITTLWLETDKTDHTRRAYYADLAAWLGWCARTGLDPLTARRADVDAWKNTLTVTGRDGLPRPAADSTVARTLAGISSWYRYLQSNDIADRNPVSAVNRPKTGKTPPLPALGGESTAKLLNHMENRARANDTEPSWRDAAVVAILFYTGLRVSGLTTATVRDLDTDAGHTILRYTAKGGHRDFVPLVPAAQHPLRRYLDLRAARTGVRPDDLTGPLLATMPHRYDSTKSGGKPLAQRDVWFLLRTQAKAAGLTEANTISPHTARRTTGTLLLANDVPVQKVQDLLGHADIRTTRDRYDAHRHKLETSPVHALAQLLADARHRQS; the protein is encoded by the coding sequence ATGTCCGCCGAACTCGTGCCCGCAGCCCCGCGACTGCCGGAGACCAAGGCCGAGAACCGGCGGCAGGTCCTCTCCGAAGCCGTCGCGCTACTGCCCGCGCTCCCCCCGGCCGACCCGCTGGACCGGTACGCGATCCGGCACATCACCACACTCTGGCTGGAAACCGACAAGACCGACCACACCCGGCGCGCCTACTACGCCGACCTCGCCGCCTGGCTCGGCTGGTGCGCCCGCACCGGGCTCGACCCGCTGACGGCCCGGCGCGCCGACGTGGACGCCTGGAAGAACACCCTCACCGTCACCGGCAGGGACGGTCTGCCCCGGCCCGCCGCCGACTCCACCGTCGCGCGCACCCTCGCCGGCATCTCCAGCTGGTACCGGTACCTGCAGTCCAACGACATCGCCGACCGCAACCCGGTCTCCGCGGTCAACCGGCCCAAGACCGGCAAGACCCCGCCGCTGCCGGCGCTCGGCGGCGAGTCGACGGCGAAACTGCTGAACCACATGGAGAACCGGGCCCGCGCCAACGACACCGAACCGTCCTGGCGCGACGCGGCCGTCGTCGCGATCCTGTTCTACACCGGCTTGCGCGTTTCCGGCCTGACCACCGCGACCGTGCGCGACCTCGACACCGACGCCGGGCACACGATCCTGCGCTACACCGCCAAAGGCGGCCACCGCGACTTCGTGCCGCTCGTCCCGGCCGCCCAGCATCCGCTGCGCCGCTACCTCGACCTGCGGGCCGCCCGCACCGGCGTCCGTCCCGACGACCTGACCGGCCCGCTGCTCGCGACCATGCCCCACCGCTACGACAGCACCAAGTCCGGCGGAAAGCCGTTGGCGCAGCGCGATGTCTGGTTCCTCCTGCGGACACAGGCCAAGGCCGCCGGACTCACCGAAGCGAACACCATCTCCCCGCACACCGCGCGGCGGACCACCGGCACCCTGTTGCTGGCCAACGACGTCCCGGTCCAGAAGGTCCAGGACCTGCTGGGCCACGCGGACATCCGCACCACCCGCGACCGCTACGACGCGCACCGGCACAAGCTGGAGACCTCTCCCGTGCACGCGCTCGCGCAGTTGCTCGCCGACGCGCGCCATCGTCAGAGCTGA
- a CDS encoding nucleoside deaminase, protein MTDEDEKFLRRAIELAAKSREDGDPPFGSLLVGPDGVVLAEDHNTSVSQSDISLHPELKLAVWAARELDPAVAAETTMYTSCQPCGMCQGAIERSGLGRVVFALSGEQVTALKPPSTAPAVRLEGPALFDEARVPVAGYYT, encoded by the coding sequence ATGACCGACGAAGACGAGAAGTTCCTCCGCCGTGCCATCGAGCTGGCCGCGAAGTCCCGTGAGGACGGTGATCCGCCCTTCGGTTCGCTCCTCGTCGGCCCCGACGGCGTGGTGCTGGCCGAGGACCACAACACCTCGGTGTCGCAATCGGACATCAGCCTGCACCCGGAGCTGAAGCTCGCCGTCTGGGCCGCGCGCGAACTGGATCCGGCCGTCGCCGCCGAGACGACGATGTACACCAGTTGCCAGCCGTGCGGGATGTGCCAGGGCGCCATCGAACGCTCCGGCCTGGGACGGGTCGTGTTCGCCCTGTCCGGCGAGCAGGTCACCGCGCTCAAGCCGCCGTCCACCGCGCCGGCCGTGCGGCTGGAAGGGCCCGCGTTGTTCGACGAGGCCCGTGTCCCGGTGGCCGGGTACTACACCTGA
- a CDS encoding SDR family oxidoreductase, translated as MSEQNLTGTVAVIAGGAKNLGGLLSTTLGDAGAKIVVHYHGDASAADAEKTVEAVRGAGSEAIAVQGDLTHVTDVRRLFDTAVDTFGRADIAVNTTGMVLRKPILETTEEDYDRMFAVNAKAAYFFIQEAGRRLSDNGKIISLGTSLLAAFTDGYATYAGGKAPLEHFTRAAAKEFADRGISVNVVAPGPMDTPFFYPQETPERVEFHKSQALGGRLTRIEDIVPIIRFLATGGAWFTGQTLFPNGGYTTR; from the coding sequence ATGAGCGAACAGAACTTGACCGGCACGGTCGCGGTCATCGCCGGCGGCGCGAAGAACCTCGGCGGACTCCTGTCCACCACACTCGGCGACGCGGGCGCCAAGATCGTCGTCCACTACCACGGAGACGCCTCGGCGGCCGACGCCGAAAAGACCGTCGAGGCCGTCCGCGGCGCGGGCTCCGAAGCCATCGCCGTCCAGGGCGACCTGACCCACGTCACCGACGTCCGCCGCCTCTTCGACACCGCGGTGGACACCTTCGGCCGCGCCGACATCGCGGTCAACACCACCGGCATGGTCCTGCGCAAGCCGATCCTCGAAACCACCGAAGAGGACTACGACCGCATGTTCGCGGTCAACGCGAAGGCCGCCTACTTCTTCATCCAGGAAGCCGGACGACGCCTCTCCGACAACGGCAAGATCATCAGCCTCGGCACCTCACTGCTGGCGGCGTTCACCGACGGATACGCCACCTACGCCGGCGGCAAAGCCCCGCTGGAACACTTCACCAGGGCCGCCGCCAAGGAGTTCGCCGACCGCGGCATCTCGGTCAACGTCGTCGCACCCGGCCCGATGGACACCCCGTTCTTCTACCCGCAGGAAACCCCCGAGCGGGTCGAATTCCACAAGTCGCAGGCCCTGGGCGGACGACTCACCCGGATCGAGGACATCGTGCCCATCATCCGGTTCCTGGCCACCGGCGGCGCCTGGTTCACCGGCCAGACCCTGTTCCCGAACGGCGGCTACACCACGCGCTGA
- a CDS encoding Lrp/AsnC family transcriptional regulator, protein MTETLDATDWAILVELQKDGRLPLTELGKRVSLSASATTERVKRLESAGVITGYRADVDLEKAGYVVLAVVRLKYPGSKHAPLHKLLAERTEILECLRTTGDDCYSLKIAAPSMGRLEEIVNELALFGSTNTNIVYNQTLPYRGPQGP, encoded by the coding sequence ATGACCGAGACTCTCGACGCGACGGACTGGGCGATCCTGGTCGAGCTCCAGAAGGACGGGCGGCTCCCGCTCACCGAGCTGGGCAAGCGGGTCAGCCTGAGCGCGTCGGCGACGACGGAGCGGGTCAAGCGGTTGGAGTCGGCCGGGGTGATCACCGGCTATCGCGCGGACGTCGACCTCGAGAAGGCCGGATACGTGGTGCTCGCGGTGGTACGGCTGAAGTACCCGGGCAGCAAACACGCGCCCCTGCACAAGCTGCTGGCGGAGCGGACCGAGATCCTCGAATGCCTCCGGACGACCGGTGACGACTGCTATTCGCTGAAGATCGCGGCGCCTTCGATGGGGCGGCTGGAGGAGATCGTCAACGAGCTCGCGCTGTTCGGGAGCACGAACACCAACATCGTCTACAACCAGACGTTACCGTACCGGGGACCGCAGGGTCCGTGA
- a CDS encoding VOC family protein translates to MTGRVVHFEIPFEDGDRARGFYREVFGWKADTLPGMGYTMVSSGPTAETGMPSEPGFINGGMLSREVSAAAGPVIVLDVDSIDDTLTVIEKQGGSTLVGRTAVGQMGFSAYFKDPEGNVIGLWETAGQG, encoded by the coding sequence ATGACCGGACGGGTGGTCCACTTCGAGATCCCGTTCGAGGACGGCGATCGCGCACGCGGTTTCTACCGGGAGGTCTTCGGCTGGAAGGCCGACACACTGCCGGGGATGGGCTACACGATGGTCTCCTCGGGCCCGACGGCCGAAACCGGGATGCCCTCGGAGCCGGGGTTCATCAACGGCGGGATGCTGTCGAGGGAGGTCAGCGCCGCAGCCGGCCCGGTGATCGTGCTCGACGTCGACAGCATCGACGACACGCTCACGGTCATCGAGAAACAGGGCGGTTCGACCCTCGTCGGGCGGACCGCTGTCGGCCAGATGGGTTTCTCCGCCTATTTCAAGGATCCGGAAGGCAACGTCATCGGACTCTGGGAGACGGCGGGGCAGGGCTGA
- a CDS encoding TIGR03619 family F420-dependent LLM class oxidoreductase: protein MRIGVNVPNFGPGTDPGILRGWATTVEGLGYDLLMVSDHVAITPDVAEQYPAPFYEPFTTLSWLAGVTSRIRLGTTVLIVPYRHPLLIARMAANLNQLSGGRLVLGVASGWARQEFQALDVPFEKRGRLTDDHLDAVRKAWANDADYRAGHIPIWVGGNSDAGIRRAVRVGDAWHPLRTTLRWLTEALTRVKMIADAQDRPVPAFTPRILLNVTERPITGPERLAGEGTIEQIVDDLDRLRHLGAETVVLDPFSGDPEETLRPEAAWQALATVAAHWDLGRYRTEQD from the coding sequence GTGCGAATAGGTGTCAACGTCCCGAATTTCGGACCGGGGACCGACCCCGGGATCCTCCGCGGCTGGGCCACCACGGTCGAAGGCCTCGGCTACGACCTGCTCATGGTGTCCGATCACGTCGCCATCACCCCCGACGTCGCCGAGCAGTACCCGGCGCCGTTCTACGAGCCGTTCACGACGCTGTCGTGGCTGGCCGGGGTGACGAGCAGAATCCGGCTGGGCACCACCGTGCTCATCGTCCCGTACCGGCATCCGCTGCTGATCGCCCGGATGGCCGCGAACCTGAACCAGCTCAGCGGCGGACGGCTCGTGCTCGGTGTCGCGTCCGGATGGGCCCGCCAGGAGTTCCAGGCGCTCGATGTCCCGTTCGAGAAGCGTGGACGGCTGACCGACGACCATCTCGACGCCGTCCGGAAGGCCTGGGCGAACGACGCCGACTACCGCGCGGGGCACATCCCGATCTGGGTCGGCGGCAACAGCGACGCCGGGATCCGCCGCGCCGTCCGCGTCGGCGACGCCTGGCATCCGCTGCGGACCACCCTCCGCTGGCTCACCGAAGCGCTCACCAGGGTCAAGATGATCGCCGACGCCCAAGACCGGCCTGTCCCGGCGTTCACCCCGCGGATCCTGCTGAACGTCACCGAGCGTCCGATCACCGGACCCGAACGCCTGGCCGGCGAAGGCACGATCGAGCAGATCGTCGACGACCTCGACCGGCTTCGCCACCTCGGCGCCGAGACGGTCGTGCTCGACCCGTTCTCCGGCGACCCCGAAGAGACCCTCCGCCCGGAAGCCGCGTGGCAGGCTTTGGCGACCGTGGCAGCCCACTGGGATCTGGGCCGATACCGAACCGAACAGGACTGA
- a CDS encoding CGNR zinc finger domain-containing protein yields MHFNPYGGAAAQIAADLINLGDAAAPATLTAIFKDRMTVAAVREPESTEIIAWTTRLRNVFEADPATRVDLVNALLHDSASKPYISTHDGKAPHLHYVDAQAGTVSRVRAYTAGGLAHLVCDAPDRFGVCSREGCETVYVDVSRNGRRRFCSTRCATRVHVADHRTRQAS; encoded by the coding sequence ATGCACTTCAACCCTTACGGCGGGGCGGCCGCGCAGATCGCCGCGGACCTGATCAATCTGGGCGACGCCGCCGCCCCGGCAACGCTGACCGCGATCTTCAAGGACCGCATGACCGTCGCCGCCGTACGGGAACCCGAATCGACCGAGATCATCGCCTGGACCACCAGACTCCGGAACGTCTTCGAAGCGGACCCCGCCACCCGCGTCGACCTGGTCAACGCGCTGCTCCACGACTCCGCGTCCAAGCCGTACATCTCCACCCACGACGGCAAAGCACCCCACCTGCACTACGTCGACGCGCAAGCGGGCACCGTCTCCCGGGTCCGGGCCTACACCGCGGGCGGCCTCGCACACCTCGTCTGCGACGCCCCGGACCGCTTCGGCGTCTGCTCACGCGAAGGCTGCGAAACGGTTTACGTCGACGTCTCCCGCAACGGACGCCGCCGGTTCTGCTCCACCCGCTGCGCGACCAGGGTCCACGTCGCCGACCACCGGACCCGCCAAGCGAGCTAG